The following are encoded in a window of Acropora muricata isolate sample 2 chromosome 6, ASM3666990v1, whole genome shotgun sequence genomic DNA:
- the LOC136919517 gene encoding RNA polymerase I-specific transcription initiation factor RRN3-like, whose translation MSVEKSLTECSISHVERAKSGVVVLASLITTALDDAKLGNVTDYEKVVQKLSDPEIKEIHLQRFFKALTNCSSSLTKQFDTLVGTALNTRWAVCSNETVEDFLEFLTSLVSAQTYYLRACLRMIVKLFLPDNSKDPEQVDSEELERKFSNAHEALHAIVEVVPATSQFLIPVLSENFPYMKKDTIFQASYVKNLLEVSKYLPILRAGILELVIDNLIKIDVEIPKHELQNVEAILEDEDEEDHTQFELDMDSSQPTVTEDNSMGNEMADKLDILMESLFHYLHDVTHINGEHSVDAGTELFKELLVVFDNVILPTHASCHVQFVMFVLCSFDQIFANSLLDVCCEKIEKPNTPAILRQGCAAYIASFIARAKYIPISTVQTCMDLICHWIHCYIDEHDASSLGPDANKYGPFYSVCQALFYIFVFRHKQLLELEAGLKYIRKLNLERIVTCRMNPLKVCLPTIVKTFAHITRQHEIVFCYTIIERNNRMLLPVATKTTNHSLMNLSFINQLDSYFPFDPYLLKRSGKFITPIYQEWEGLEHYMDEDHEEKKLSDAEDEEEDYFQCSRSPDVAVPEFTPEETSMCISPGFDPSSVLSYSHG comes from the exons ATGTCCGTTGAAAAGAGTTTGACCGAGTGTTCGATTTCACACGTTGAGCGTGCCAAAAGCGGTGTCGTGGTTCTCGCATCTTTGATCACAACTGCGCTGGATGATGCTAAATTG GGAAATGTCACGGATTATGAAAAGGTGGTTCAAAAGCTCTCCGATCCTGAAATTAAA gAAATTCATTTGCAAAGGTTTTTCAAGGCTCTGACAAATTGTTCATCTTCATTAACAAAGCAGTTTGATACACTTGTTGGTACCGCTCTG AACACCAGATGGGCAGTTTGCAGCAATGAAACGGTGGAAGATTTTCTTGAATTTCTGACTAGTTTGGTGTCTGCTCAAACATATTACCTCAGAGCTTGCCTTCGCATGATTGTGAAACTCTTCCTACCAG ACAATTCTAAGGACCCTGAACAAGTTGATTCTGAAG AATTGGAAAGGAAATTTTCTAATGCACACGAGGCCCTCCATGCTATTGTGGAGGTAGTCCCTGC AACTTCACAATTTTTAATTCCAGTACTATCTGAGAATTTTCCATACATGAAAAAAGACACAATATTCCAG gccAGTTATGTTAAAAATTTACTAGAAGTGTCCAAATACTTGCCCATTCTCAGGGCTGGGATCCTAGAATTGGTCATTGACAATCTCATCAAGATCGAT gttgaaatccccaagcatgaACTTCAAAATGTTGAAGCCATTTTGGAAGATGAGGATGAAGAGGATCATACTCAGTTTGAATTGGACATG GATTCCAGCCAACCAACTGTTACAGAAGATAACAGCATGGGAAATGAAATGGCAGACAAGTTGGATATCCTCATGGAAAGTCTTTTCCATTATCTTCATGATGTCACTCATATAAATG GGGAACACAGTGTTGATGCTGGAACTGAATTATTTAAAGAGCTTCTTgtg GTTTTTGATAATGTTATCCTTCCAACACATGCTTCCTGCCATGTTCAATTTGTCATGTTTGTATTGTGCAGCTTTGATCAG ATTTTTGCAAATTCTCTCCTTGATGTTTGCTGTGAGAAG ATTGAAAAACCCAACACTCCTGCCATACTGCGTCAAGGCTGTGCAGCTTACATCGCGAGCTTTATTGCCCGAGCCAAATATATTCCTATCAG CACTGTTCAAACATGCATGGATCTTATTTGTCACTGGATTCACTG CTATATTGACGAGCATGATGCCAGCAGTCTTGGACCTGATGCAAACAAATACGGCCCTTTTTACTCTGTTTGTCAG GCACTGTTTTACATCTTCGTCTTTCGACACAAGCAACTGCTTGAGTTGGAAGCAG GATTGAAGTACATAAGAAAACTGAACCTGGAAAGAATTGTAACCTGCCGAATGAACCCACTAAAG GTTTGTTTGCCCACCATTGTGAAAACGTTTGCTCACATAACAAG ACAACATGAAATTGTTTTCTGTTACACCATCATTGAGCGGAACAACAGAATGCTTCTTCCAGTGGCAACAAAAACCACAAATCACTCCTTGATGAACCTGTCCTTCATAAACCAGCTGGATTCATACTTCCCTTTTGATCCTTATCTTTTGAAAAG ATCCGGCAAGTTTATCACACCAATCTACCAGGAATGGGAAGGACTTGAACATTACATGGATGAAGACCATGAAGAAAAGAAACTTTCAGATGCAGAG GACGAAGAAGAGGACTACTTTCAATGCAGCCGAAGTCCAGATGTTGCTGTACCAGAATTTACCCCAGAAGAAACATCTATGTGCATCTCACCAGGATTTGATCCTTCTTCTGTACTCTCGTACAGCCACGGATAA
- the LOC136919527 gene encoding hydroxyacylglutathione hydrolase, mitochondrial-like isoform X1 codes for MVWLSGARRVVRTGVSLTLKGRKTSSALGSLALLRSLRSISSLTESHSKPVSISTHSNMKVRVLPALSDNYMYLVVDEKTQEAAIVDPVEPEKVVDAVKEEGVKLTTVLTTHHHWDHAGGNEELAGLVKGLTVCGGDDRIGALNKKVGHDDNLKVGNLDVKCLFTPCHTSGHICYLIHGEPSAVFTGDTLFVAGCGKFFEGRPPEMYKALVEILGILPKDTLVYCGHEYTENNLKYAVHVEPGNPDVYKAIEWAKSKRHANEPTVPSTIGDELKFNPFMRVQEESVKRYAGKSDPIDVMGHIRRDKDKFRAKR; via the exons ATGGTTTGGCTTTCGGGAGCTAGAAGAGTTGTGAGGACTGGAGTTTCTCTCACCTTGAAGGGGAGAAAAACCTCTTCAGCACTCG GATCCCTAGCATTATTGAGAAGCTTAAGAAGTATTTCATCCCTGACAGAGAGTCACTCCAAACCAGTTAGCATCTCCACACATTCAAACATGAAAGTTCGCGTTCTTCCTGCACTCTCTGATAACTATATGTATCTTGTTGTGGATGAAAAAACTCAAGAGGCAGCTATTGTAGATCCAGTGGAACCAGAAAAG GTTGTTGATGCTGTAAAAGAGGAAGGGGTAAAACTCACCACTGTTTTGACAACACATCATCATTG GGACCATGCTGGGGGCAATGAGGAGTTAGCGGGACTTGTCAAGGGTTTGACAGTGTGTGGGGGAGATGACAGGATTGGAGCTTTGAACAAGAAAGTCGGACATGACGACAACTTAAAG GTTGGAAATCTTGATGTAAAGTGTCTTTTTACACCTTGCCACACAAGTGGTCACATTTGCTATTTGATTCATGGTGAACCAAGTGCTGTCTTTACTG GTGACACTCTCTTTGTGGCTGGATGTGGTAAATTTTTTGAGGGACGCCCTCCAGAAATGTACAAAGCTCTTGTTGAGATTCTTGGAATATTGCCAAAGGACACA CTTGTTTACTGTGGCCATGAGTACACTGAAAACAATCTAAAGTACGCTGTTCATGTTGAACCAGGCAATCCCGATGTTTACAAAGCCATTGAGTGGGCCAAG AGTAAAAGGCATGCAAATGAACCCACAGTTCCATCAACTATTGGAGATGAGCTGAAGTTTAATCCTTTCATGAGAGTGCA AGAGGAGAGTGTCAAAAGGTATGCGGGAAAATCAGATCCAATTGACGTCATGGGACACATCAGACGGGACAAAGACAAGTTCAGAGCAAAACGCTAA
- the LOC136919527 gene encoding hydroxyacylglutathione hydrolase, mitochondrial-like isoform X2, translating to MKVRVLPALSDNYMYLVVDEKTQEAAIVDPVEPEKVVDAVKEEGVKLTTVLTTHHHWDHAGGNEELAGLVKGLTVCGGDDRIGALNKKVGHDDNLKVGNLDVKCLFTPCHTSGHICYLIHGEPSAVFTGDTLFVAGCGKFFEGRPPEMYKALVEILGILPKDTLVYCGHEYTENNLKYAVHVEPGNPDVYKAIEWAKSKRHANEPTVPSTIGDELKFNPFMRVQEESVKRYAGKSDPIDVMGHIRRDKDKFRAKR from the exons ATGAAAGTTCGCGTTCTTCCTGCACTCTCTGATAACTATATGTATCTTGTTGTGGATGAAAAAACTCAAGAGGCAGCTATTGTAGATCCAGTGGAACCAGAAAAG GTTGTTGATGCTGTAAAAGAGGAAGGGGTAAAACTCACCACTGTTTTGACAACACATCATCATTG GGACCATGCTGGGGGCAATGAGGAGTTAGCGGGACTTGTCAAGGGTTTGACAGTGTGTGGGGGAGATGACAGGATTGGAGCTTTGAACAAGAAAGTCGGACATGACGACAACTTAAAG GTTGGAAATCTTGATGTAAAGTGTCTTTTTACACCTTGCCACACAAGTGGTCACATTTGCTATTTGATTCATGGTGAACCAAGTGCTGTCTTTACTG GTGACACTCTCTTTGTGGCTGGATGTGGTAAATTTTTTGAGGGACGCCCTCCAGAAATGTACAAAGCTCTTGTTGAGATTCTTGGAATATTGCCAAAGGACACA CTTGTTTACTGTGGCCATGAGTACACTGAAAACAATCTAAAGTACGCTGTTCATGTTGAACCAGGCAATCCCGATGTTTACAAAGCCATTGAGTGGGCCAAG AGTAAAAGGCATGCAAATGAACCCACAGTTCCATCAACTATTGGAGATGAGCTGAAGTTTAATCCTTTCATGAGAGTGCA AGAGGAGAGTGTCAAAAGGTATGCGGGAAAATCAGATCCAATTGACGTCATGGGACACATCAGACGGGACAAAGACAAGTTCAGAGCAAAACGCTAA
- the LOC136919516 gene encoding ubiquitin carboxyl-terminal hydrolase 1-like isoform X2, which yields MPSVSQCHSPPPSPKSPPRKKTKFSLQRKKKTASTSDYDRDKRDKLFPLFTSPATRNASDDEVFEPPKPPPPCAGLVNHGNICYANAVLQVLRHCPGLIESVLAIDSHLTKVHPKLVVPETNNNEKADDSSSQGEDRLVSGNGSDHEPVACGLKELFIQMKDLEENYSENKENCEHLLSKKHSLVLAAKPLDFMEMFRKQNPMFEDNLQHDAQEFLCSLLVSLQDTEKEILKRTDNTSQHSSPFEDLFHGQLLHQTKCLTCEEAKKRYESFQDVSVPIQKEAKVNDPKAFSPTPKKAQDSESLLWALSQFARIEHLSGDNKYFCENCLTHTEAEISTSFEKLPKILIIHLKRFTANPLSGFPGFVSKINTNLATPMELTISEWCSKTCIISNPTYHLFGIVMHSGMTSCSGHYQAYVMVPTPNDTDFNNSNGHTSHQDNYQQRNESNVNSVGESSQENERQPLANTATSVSSNTFCKDDGNSSETPEVSTMADESDIPSLQNSAEKAKTSCMSGISRYFQRTRKYSKLENNEGAEDSFQASDLTESKRHRCHSTPCFKGISKSLNKIQSFQHRGLTATRNAVRQLNFQDSKRQGNSETNHLADLKNNNNLRLSHTSLPESHYQWVHFDDAEVTILQESDVTALLSSSESSFTSPYLLFYKLV from the exons ATGCCATCAGTTTCTCAGTGCCATTCGCCGCCGCCTAGTCCAAAAAGCCCGCCCCGTAAAAAGACTAAATTTTCCTTACAACGCAAGAAAAAGACTGCGAGCACAAGTGACTATGATCGCGACAAAAGAGACAAGTTGTTCCCCCTTTTCACTTCGCCAGCAACGCGAAATGCCAGTGACGATGAGGTCTTCGAACCACCGAAACCACCGCCGCCGTGTGCAGGTCTAGTGAATCATGGAAACATTTGCTATGCAAACGCTGTGTTGCAAGTGTTACGACATTGCCCGGGATTGATCGAGTCTGTTTTAGCCATTGATTCGCATCTGACAAAGGTACATCCCAAATTAGTAGTCCCAGAAACAAATAACAACGAAAAG GCAGATGACAGTTCATCCCAAGGAGAAGATAGACTGGTATCAGGCAATGGCAGTGATCATGAACCAGTTGCATGTGGGCTCAAGGAG cttttcattcaaatgaaagACCTGGAAGAGAATTACAGTGAAAATAAGGAAAACTGTGAGCACCTTTTGTCAAAGAAGCATTCTCTGGTTCTTGCTGCAAAGCCTTTGGATTTTATGGAAATGTtcag GAAACAAAATCCCATGTTTGAAGACAACCTCCAACACGATGCCCAGGAATTTCTGTGCAGCTTACTTGTAAGTCTTCAAGACACAGAAAAGGAGATATTGAAGAGAACTGACAACACAAGTCAACACTCCAGTCCTTTTGAAGATTTATTTCATGGACAGCTTCTCCATCAGACAAAGTGTCTTACATGCGAAGAGGCTAAAAAGAGATATGAGAGCTTCCAAGACGTCAGTGTACCCATCCAAAAGGAAGCCAAAGTAAACGATCCGAAAGCATTTTCACCAACACCAAAGAAGGCCCAGGATAGTGAAAGCCTCTTGTGGGCCTTGTCTCAATTTGCCCGAATCGAACATTTGAGTGGAGATAACAAGTACTTTTGTGAGAACTGTCTCACCCACACTGAGGCTGAGATCTCAACAAGCTTTGAAAAACTTCCTAAGATTCTCATTATACATCTGAAGAGATTTACTGCAAACCCACTGTCAGG GTTTCCTGGTTTTGTTTCCAAAATAAACACCAACCTTGCAACTCCAATGGAACTGACAATCTCAGAGTGGTGCTCAAAAACATGCATCATATCCAATCCAACCTATCATCTGTTTGGCATCGTGATGCACAGTGGTATGACATCCTGCAGTGGACACTATCAGGCATATGTAATGGTCCCCACACCCAATGACACAGATTTCAATAACAGTAATGGTCATACAAGTCACCAGGACAACTATCAGCAGAGAAATGAGAGCAACGTAAACTCAGTCGGAGAGTCATCTCAAGAGAATGAAAGACAGCCACTTGCGAATACAGCAACATCTGTGAGCAGCAACACATTTTGCAAGGATGATGGAAACTCATCAGAAACACCCGAGGTATCTACTATGGCAGACGAAAGCGACATTCCATCTTTACAAAACTCAGCAGAGAAAGCTAAAACATCCTGCATGTCTGGAATCAGTCGATACTTCCAAAGAACAAGGAAGTACTCCAAACTGGAAAACAATGAAGGAGCTGAAGACAGCTTTCAAGCAAGTGATTTAACAGAGAGCAAAAGACACAGATGCCACAGTACACCCTGCTTTAAAGGAATCAGTAAATCACTGAATAAAATCCAGAGTTTTCAACATCGAGGTTTGACAGCGACCAGAAATGCTGTACGGCAGCTGAACTTTCAGGATAGTAAGAGACAAGGAAACAGCGAAACTAACCACCTTGCTgatttgaaaaacaataataatttaagaTTATCGCACACTTCTCTTCCAGAATCCCATTACCAATGGGTTCACTTTGATGACGCTGAAGTCACAATACTTCAAGAATCTGATGTCACAGCATTGCTGTCCTCATCAGAGTCGTCTTTCACTTCTCCATACTTGCTTTTTTACAAATTAGTTTAG
- the LOC136919516 gene encoding ubiquitin carboxyl-terminal hydrolase 1-like isoform X1, producing MPSVSQCHSPPPSPKSPPRKKTKFSLQRKKKTASTSDYDRDKRDKLFPLFTSPATRNASDDEVFEPPKPPPPCAGLVNHGNICYANAVLQVLRHCPGLIESVLAIDSHLTKVHPKLVVPETNNNEKQADDSSSQGEDRLVSGNGSDHEPVACGLKELFIQMKDLEENYSENKENCEHLLSKKHSLVLAAKPLDFMEMFRKQNPMFEDNLQHDAQEFLCSLLVSLQDTEKEILKRTDNTSQHSSPFEDLFHGQLLHQTKCLTCEEAKKRYESFQDVSVPIQKEAKVNDPKAFSPTPKKAQDSESLLWALSQFARIEHLSGDNKYFCENCLTHTEAEISTSFEKLPKILIIHLKRFTANPLSGFPGFVSKINTNLATPMELTISEWCSKTCIISNPTYHLFGIVMHSGMTSCSGHYQAYVMVPTPNDTDFNNSNGHTSHQDNYQQRNESNVNSVGESSQENERQPLANTATSVSSNTFCKDDGNSSETPEVSTMADESDIPSLQNSAEKAKTSCMSGISRYFQRTRKYSKLENNEGAEDSFQASDLTESKRHRCHSTPCFKGISKSLNKIQSFQHRGLTATRNAVRQLNFQDSKRQGNSETNHLADLKNNNNLRLSHTSLPESHYQWVHFDDAEVTILQESDVTALLSSSESSFTSPYLLFYKLV from the exons ATGCCATCAGTTTCTCAGTGCCATTCGCCGCCGCCTAGTCCAAAAAGCCCGCCCCGTAAAAAGACTAAATTTTCCTTACAACGCAAGAAAAAGACTGCGAGCACAAGTGACTATGATCGCGACAAAAGAGACAAGTTGTTCCCCCTTTTCACTTCGCCAGCAACGCGAAATGCCAGTGACGATGAGGTCTTCGAACCACCGAAACCACCGCCGCCGTGTGCAGGTCTAGTGAATCATGGAAACATTTGCTATGCAAACGCTGTGTTGCAAGTGTTACGACATTGCCCGGGATTGATCGAGTCTGTTTTAGCCATTGATTCGCATCTGACAAAGGTACATCCCAAATTAGTAGTCCCAGAAACAAATAACAACGAAAAG CAGGCAGATGACAGTTCATCCCAAGGAGAAGATAGACTGGTATCAGGCAATGGCAGTGATCATGAACCAGTTGCATGTGGGCTCAAGGAG cttttcattcaaatgaaagACCTGGAAGAGAATTACAGTGAAAATAAGGAAAACTGTGAGCACCTTTTGTCAAAGAAGCATTCTCTGGTTCTTGCTGCAAAGCCTTTGGATTTTATGGAAATGTtcag GAAACAAAATCCCATGTTTGAAGACAACCTCCAACACGATGCCCAGGAATTTCTGTGCAGCTTACTTGTAAGTCTTCAAGACACAGAAAAGGAGATATTGAAGAGAACTGACAACACAAGTCAACACTCCAGTCCTTTTGAAGATTTATTTCATGGACAGCTTCTCCATCAGACAAAGTGTCTTACATGCGAAGAGGCTAAAAAGAGATATGAGAGCTTCCAAGACGTCAGTGTACCCATCCAAAAGGAAGCCAAAGTAAACGATCCGAAAGCATTTTCACCAACACCAAAGAAGGCCCAGGATAGTGAAAGCCTCTTGTGGGCCTTGTCTCAATTTGCCCGAATCGAACATTTGAGTGGAGATAACAAGTACTTTTGTGAGAACTGTCTCACCCACACTGAGGCTGAGATCTCAACAAGCTTTGAAAAACTTCCTAAGATTCTCATTATACATCTGAAGAGATTTACTGCAAACCCACTGTCAGG GTTTCCTGGTTTTGTTTCCAAAATAAACACCAACCTTGCAACTCCAATGGAACTGACAATCTCAGAGTGGTGCTCAAAAACATGCATCATATCCAATCCAACCTATCATCTGTTTGGCATCGTGATGCACAGTGGTATGACATCCTGCAGTGGACACTATCAGGCATATGTAATGGTCCCCACACCCAATGACACAGATTTCAATAACAGTAATGGTCATACAAGTCACCAGGACAACTATCAGCAGAGAAATGAGAGCAACGTAAACTCAGTCGGAGAGTCATCTCAAGAGAATGAAAGACAGCCACTTGCGAATACAGCAACATCTGTGAGCAGCAACACATTTTGCAAGGATGATGGAAACTCATCAGAAACACCCGAGGTATCTACTATGGCAGACGAAAGCGACATTCCATCTTTACAAAACTCAGCAGAGAAAGCTAAAACATCCTGCATGTCTGGAATCAGTCGATACTTCCAAAGAACAAGGAAGTACTCCAAACTGGAAAACAATGAAGGAGCTGAAGACAGCTTTCAAGCAAGTGATTTAACAGAGAGCAAAAGACACAGATGCCACAGTACACCCTGCTTTAAAGGAATCAGTAAATCACTGAATAAAATCCAGAGTTTTCAACATCGAGGTTTGACAGCGACCAGAAATGCTGTACGGCAGCTGAACTTTCAGGATAGTAAGAGACAAGGAAACAGCGAAACTAACCACCTTGCTgatttgaaaaacaataataatttaagaTTATCGCACACTTCTCTTCCAGAATCCCATTACCAATGGGTTCACTTTGATGACGCTGAAGTCACAATACTTCAAGAATCTGATGTCACAGCATTGCTGTCCTCATCAGAGTCGTCTTTCACTTCTCCATACTTGCTTTTTTACAAATTAGTTTAG
- the LOC136919520 gene encoding DNA polymerase delta subunit 2-like isoform X2 codes for MLSPEGIDAKTTQLKAERLLSKPSAREGEEELFEERIERATCLYSNESERFVLKEKNFARQYAQIYAVRIMAMRKKLAAAARRKWGVNFELKKQLAEVKGNERCVVIGTLFKKMELKPNILKEISEEHNLMPQPPRVKYADDGDELVIEDESERVVVTGNIPVGNVVTGSIVALCGHTTDKGKFHVEEYCFSGFPYQTAPTLEPCLAQGEDRYVALVSGLGFGSESQDVLSLQMFSDLVSGELGSVQDQESCAKICRVIIAGNALSQCTQTKDSETKAKYLTRNTVAGSVEAIKSLDDFILQLSACVPVDIMPGEYDPANHTMPQQPLHRCMFPQAAAFSTFQSVTNPYEAIIGGIRILGTSGQNVQDIYRVSSFEDHMEILEHTLNWSHIAPTAPDTLGCHPYYIKDPFILEKCPHVYFVGNQPKYQSKIINGEQPTMSKKNRK; via the exons ATGTTGAGTCCGGAAGGTATAGATGCAAAAACTACTCAACTGAAAGCCGAAAGACTTCTTTCCAAGCCTTCTGCCCGTGAAGGAGAAGAAGAATTATTCGAGGAGAGAATTGAGAGAGCTACTTGTTTGTATTCAAATGAATCTGAACGCTTtgtattgaaggaaaaaaactttGCTAGACAATATGCTCAAATATATGCAGTACGTATCATGGCAATGAGAAAAAAGCTGGCTGCAGCAGCAAGGAGAAAATGGG GTGTAAATTTTGAGTTAAAGAAACAGCTTGCTGAAGtgaaaggaaatgaaagatGTGTCGTCATAGGAACGTTGTTCAAGAAAATGGAACTAAAGCCTAATATCCTAAAGGAGATCAGTGAAGAG CATAACTTGATGCCGCAACCACCCAGGGTGAAATATGCAGATGATGGTGATGAACTTGTTATAGAAGATGAATCAGAAAGAGTGGTTGTCACTGGTAATATTCCAGTTGGAAATGTTGTCACAG GAAGTATTGTGGCTCTCTGTGGGCATACAACAGATAAAGGAAAATTCCATGTTGAAGAATACTGCTTCAGTGGATTTCCATATCAAACAGCACCAACCCTGGAACCATGCCTCGCCCAGGGTGAGGATAG GTATGTTGCACTAGTTTCTGGCCTTGGTTTTGGAAGTGAAAGCCAAGACGTACTCAGTCTGCAGATGTTCTCAGATTTGGTTTCTGGAGAGCTTGGAAGTGTTCAG GACCAGGAATCTTGTGCCAAGATATGCCGAGTAATAATTGCTGGAAACGCTTTGAGTCAGTGCACCCAGACAAAAGACAGTGAAACAAAG GCAAAGTATCTTACAAGAAACACGGTGGCTGGCAGTGTGGAAGCAATCAAAAGTCTGGATGACTTCATCCTGCAACTGTCT GCGTGTGTTCCAGTAGACATTATGCCCGGTGAGTATGATCCAGCTAACCACACAATGCCTCAACAACCTCTCCACCGATGTATGTTTCCACAAGCTGCAGCTTTCAGTACTTTCCAAAGCGTTACCAACCCATACGAAGCTATTATTGGAGGAATAAG AATTCTTGGAACATCAGGGCAGAATGTTCAAGACATCTACAGAGTATCAAGCTTTGAAGATCATATGGAGATTTTAGAACACACATTAAATTGGAGCCACATCGCACCTACAGCGCCAGATACTCTGG GTTGCCATCCATATTATATCAAAGACCCATTTATCTTGGAGAAATGTCCCCATGTTTACTTTGTTGGTAATCAGCCTAAATATCAAAGTAAAATAATCAATG GAGAGCAACCTACAATGAgcaagaaaaatagaaaatag
- the LOC136919520 gene encoding DNA polymerase delta subunit 2-like isoform X1, translating to MLSPEGIDAKTTQLKAERLLSKPSAREGEEELFEERIERATCLYSNESERFVLKEKNFARQYAQIYAVRIMAMRKKLAAAARRKWGVNFELKKQLAEVKGNERCVVIGTLFKKMELKPNILKEISEEHNLMPQPPRVKYADDGDELVIEDESERVVVTGNIPVGNVVTGSIVALCGHTTDKGKFHVEEYCFSGFPYQTAPTLEPCLAQGEDRYVALVSGLGFGSESQDVLSLQMFSDLVSGELGSVQDQESCAKICRVIIAGNALSQCTQTKDSETKAKYLTRNTVAGSVEAIKSLDDFILQLSACVPVDIMPGEYDPANHTMPQQPLHRCMFPQAAAFSTFQSVTNPYEAIIGGIRILGTSGQNVQDIYRVSSFEDHMEILEHTLNWSHIAPTAPDTLGCHPYYIKDPFILEKCPHVYFVGNQPKYQSKIINGENGQKVLLVTVPAFSNSKTCVLLNLRTLMCQPVKFSAALSSQQDNPSFEQEMDM from the exons ATGTTGAGTCCGGAAGGTATAGATGCAAAAACTACTCAACTGAAAGCCGAAAGACTTCTTTCCAAGCCTTCTGCCCGTGAAGGAGAAGAAGAATTATTCGAGGAGAGAATTGAGAGAGCTACTTGTTTGTATTCAAATGAATCTGAACGCTTtgtattgaaggaaaaaaactttGCTAGACAATATGCTCAAATATATGCAGTACGTATCATGGCAATGAGAAAAAAGCTGGCTGCAGCAGCAAGGAGAAAATGGG GTGTAAATTTTGAGTTAAAGAAACAGCTTGCTGAAGtgaaaggaaatgaaagatGTGTCGTCATAGGAACGTTGTTCAAGAAAATGGAACTAAAGCCTAATATCCTAAAGGAGATCAGTGAAGAG CATAACTTGATGCCGCAACCACCCAGGGTGAAATATGCAGATGATGGTGATGAACTTGTTATAGAAGATGAATCAGAAAGAGTGGTTGTCACTGGTAATATTCCAGTTGGAAATGTTGTCACAG GAAGTATTGTGGCTCTCTGTGGGCATACAACAGATAAAGGAAAATTCCATGTTGAAGAATACTGCTTCAGTGGATTTCCATATCAAACAGCACCAACCCTGGAACCATGCCTCGCCCAGGGTGAGGATAG GTATGTTGCACTAGTTTCTGGCCTTGGTTTTGGAAGTGAAAGCCAAGACGTACTCAGTCTGCAGATGTTCTCAGATTTGGTTTCTGGAGAGCTTGGAAGTGTTCAG GACCAGGAATCTTGTGCCAAGATATGCCGAGTAATAATTGCTGGAAACGCTTTGAGTCAGTGCACCCAGACAAAAGACAGTGAAACAAAG GCAAAGTATCTTACAAGAAACACGGTGGCTGGCAGTGTGGAAGCAATCAAAAGTCTGGATGACTTCATCCTGCAACTGTCT GCGTGTGTTCCAGTAGACATTATGCCCGGTGAGTATGATCCAGCTAACCACACAATGCCTCAACAACCTCTCCACCGATGTATGTTTCCACAAGCTGCAGCTTTCAGTACTTTCCAAAGCGTTACCAACCCATACGAAGCTATTATTGGAGGAATAAG AATTCTTGGAACATCAGGGCAGAATGTTCAAGACATCTACAGAGTATCAAGCTTTGAAGATCATATGGAGATTTTAGAACACACATTAAATTGGAGCCACATCGCACCTACAGCGCCAGATACTCTGG GTTGCCATCCATATTATATCAAAGACCCATTTATCTTGGAGAAATGTCCCCATGTTTACTTTGTTGGTAATCAGCCTAAATATCAAAGTAAAATAATCAATG GAGAAAATGGCCAGAAGGTTTTGTTGGTGACAGTTCCTGCTTTCTCTAATTCAAAGACCTGTGTACTATTAAATCTTCGTACGCTCATGTGTCAGCCAGTGAAGTTTTCTGCTGCTCTGTCAAGTCAGCAAGACAATCCTTCATTTGAACAAGAGATGGACATGTGA